The sequence below is a genomic window from Sulfurimonas sp..
GGGTTTTGCCATTTGTAAGTTACGTAACCGAACTTTTTATCTTCAAACATATCTTTAATAGCAAGATAAACTTTGTTTGTATCTTCACTAAAATTTGATATATTTTTCCCAACCAGTTTAGAATTTGTTGAGTGCATAATAATCTCTGCATTTTTATTCACTATATAGATATAGTTTGAACTCATTTTATCAATACTGTATAAACTTTTTATCAACATCTCATCTGATCGTTTTGATGCAGAATCAAGATACTCAGATGAGCCCATATACCAATCATATAAGCCAAACTTTTTTACATATGCAAGCTGATGGTACTGTTTGTTCATCCCTTTATTTGGTCTGGTAAATGTATCCCAAAGGTAACCCTCCCCTTCGTTTTTACATATATCAATCTCCTCTTTTATTATCTCTTTACCGCTTGCATCTTTAAAATTGATGATTGAACTACCTTCTAAATGCCTTAAGTACTCAGGAGCTAGGTAAAATACACCCTTATAATCCAATATCCATATAAAACTTTCTCCCCCATTCCAGGTTAAAGGTCTTAATGTTTCAATAATAAGTTCTTGTATCTCTTTTTTTGACTTACTCGCTCTATATTTTTTTTCTAAAGATTTTGCAATTTTTATAGCATTGTTTACTCTTTTTTGTATACGGTATTTCATCTGATCTTGAGTAATACTTTTATGATAAGTTATATAATCTACAATAGAATTGACTCTACTTTTGATTGTTTTTCTATATGCATTATGTAAGTCTTTTTCTATTTCTGCAACATTTTTTTCATAACTTTGATTACTGGCATTTATTATTAGAAAGCTAAATAGTAAAATAACAGAAGGTATAAATATGAATGGACCGTATGCCAATAAGTTAACAATGTTGTGTTCATTTATAAATCTATATTTTTTGTTGTTATTTTCGGCCATAATTATTATTATATCTTATATGTTTTTGTTTATCCTTAATATAACGTTTGATAAAGATTATTTTGTTAAAATACATAAAGATATTTTGTTAAGGATTTTTATGAAAACTCACACTCTTTTAATGCCGCTTGATATGCACTTACACCTACGTGATGGTGTTATGCTTGAAAATGTAGCTCCACTTACTGCTTACAGTTTTTCAGGTGCTATTATTATGCCAAATCTAGTACCGCCCGTTACAACTTTAGATGATGTGAAGAAATATAAAGAGCGTATTATGGCTACGGTTCCAAATGATTATTTTGAACCGTATATGACACTTTTTTATAAAAACTACGACAAAGCATTTTTAGAAAGCGTTGCTGATCATATAACAGCTATAAAGCTTTATCCTGATGGTGCTACTACAAACTCTGAAGGCGGTGTAAGCAGTTTTGATATTGAAGAGATGCGTGAGACGCTAGAAGCTATGAGTGAGTTAGAGATCCCTTTATGTGTGCACGGTGAAACTGCAGGTTTTGTAATGGATAGAGAAGCCGAGTTCATGAGTATATATGAACTTCTTGCAAAAAACTTTCCAAACCTAAAAATTATTATGGAGCATATAACTACAAAAGCCGCTGTCGATATGCTTGATAAGTATGAAAATCTATATGCAACTATTACTGTTCACCACCTGCTTTTAACTCTTGATGACGTAGTTGGCGGAATGATGATGCCACATAACTTTTGTAAGCCTATTGCAAAGCGCCCTGAAGATCTCGATGCTCTTTTAAGTGTAGCTCTGGAAGCTCATCCAAAAGTTATGTTTGGATCAGATTCTGCGCCACATCCAAGAGATAAAAAAGAATCTTGCGGATGTGCAGCAGGTGTATTTACCGCACCAATTGCATTACAACTGCTATGTGAAATATTTGAGCAGTATGATAAACTAGAAAATCTACAAGCATTTGTAAGCGACAATGCCCAAAGCATATACGGTATATGCCCTGAGTTTAAAGAGGTTGTTTTAGAAAAACGCCCTTTTGAAATTCCTGATAGCTATTCAGGTGTTGTGCCTTTATATGCAGGTAAATTAATTAACTGGGCAATTCAAAGCGTTGAATAAGATACTACTGCTTGAGGACGATATTTTACTGGGAGAGACACTGGTAGATCTATTAGAAGATGATGGCTATGAAGTTCATCATTTTCCTAACGGTCAAGATGCACTAGATGCAACATTTGATAAAAAATTTGATCTGTATATTCTTGATATAAACGTCCCTCAAATTGATGGCTTAACTTTGCTAAAAGAGCTAAGAGAAGCAGAAGACAACACACCTGCCGTGTATCTTACATCACACCAAGAGAAAGATAAACTTATGCAGGGTTTTCAAAACGGTTGCGATGATTTTATAAAAAAACCGTTTGATAACGATGAACTTTTAGTTAGAATCTCATCTATCTTAAAAAGAACTATGCCTGCAAAAAAATCTGA
It includes:
- a CDS encoding cache domain-containing protein; this encodes MAENNNKKYRFINEHNIVNLLAYGPFIFIPSVILLFSFLIINASNQSYEKNVAEIEKDLHNAYRKTIKSRVNSIVDYITYHKSITQDQMKYRIQKRVNNAIKIAKSLEKKYRASKSKKEIQELIIETLRPLTWNGGESFIWILDYKGVFYLAPEYLRHLEGSSIINFKDASGKEIIKEEIDICKNEGEGYLWDTFTRPNKGMNKQYHQLAYVKKFGLYDWYMGSSEYLDSASKRSDEMLIKSLYSIDKMSSNYIYIVNKNAEIIMHSTNSKLVGKNISNFSEDTNKVYLAIKDMFEDKKFGYVTYKWQNPASGNVEIKYAYAQQVPNSDWVVVSGYYESSIRKSAAEQSIVLDEAHDMKLNNIIYGSFALLFISLIISYLISNYVKKAFERHHKQINLKANELKNLNMSLELKVKDRTKQLVQITKELEKIAKTDYLTQAHNRYSIIKILDHEIKRAARNNTKLCLAMADVDWFKKINDEFGHDKGDSVLIRMVDIIKKNIREIDHIGRYGGEEFLLILPDTGMDDAKHSLERIMKNISEYNFEIDKQVTLSIGLVEFQNNESIDSLLKRADDLLYKSKENGRNLLSV
- the pyrC gene encoding dihydroorotase, which translates into the protein MKTHTLLMPLDMHLHLRDGVMLENVAPLTAYSFSGAIIMPNLVPPVTTLDDVKKYKERIMATVPNDYFEPYMTLFYKNYDKAFLESVADHITAIKLYPDGATTNSEGGVSSFDIEEMRETLEAMSELEIPLCVHGETAGFVMDREAEFMSIYELLAKNFPNLKIIMEHITTKAAVDMLDKYENLYATITVHHLLLTLDDVVGGMMMPHNFCKPIAKRPEDLDALLSVALEAHPKVMFGSDSAPHPRDKKESCGCAAGVFTAPIALQLLCEIFEQYDKLENLQAFVSDNAQSIYGICPEFKEVVLEKRPFEIPDSYSGVVPLYAGKLINWAIQSVE
- a CDS encoding response regulator transcription factor, which encodes MNKILLLEDDILLGETLVDLLEDDGYEVHHFPNGQDALDATFDKKFDLYILDINVPQIDGLTLLKELREAEDNTPAVYLTSHQEKDKLMQGFQNGCDDFIKKPFDNDELLVRISSILKRTMPAKKSECIDKLCHDEVHKRILYNNEELDLSKKEYQLLLLLMKHVNSTVPKELILDELWSIGEGGSDGALRVYINRIKQLLPDVNIQNIRAVGYKLVL